A single region of the Raphanus sativus cultivar WK10039 chromosome 1, ASM80110v3, whole genome shotgun sequence genome encodes:
- the LOC130509132 gene encoding homeobox-DDT domain protein RLT1-like — MQATALRKFMQRKSIPRRRLGEVKGKNDGQAKKPVQLAAPSAALSSVNELPVADDRSGSHSAQDAALIWSQGARNFESGSGSSRAELDEYERRGWGRLKDET, encoded by the exons ATGCAGGCAACAGCTCTACGGAAGTTTATgcag AGGAAAAGTATCCCTCGGAGGCGACTAGGG GAGGTTAAAGGCAAGAACGATGGTCAGGCCAAGAAACCAGTCCAACTGGCTGCTCCTTCTGCTGCGTTGTCATCGGTTAACGAGTTACCGGTTGCTGATGATAGGTCTGGTTCACATTCTGCTCAGGATGCAGCCCTTATTTGGAGTCAAGGAGCTAGGAACTTTGAGAGTGGCAGTGGTAGCTCTCGAGCTGAATTGGATGAATACGAGAGGAGAGGATGGGGAAG GTTAAAAGATGAAACTTGA